A window of Companilactobacillus allii genomic DNA:
TGATGGATCGGAAACTTTATCATTTGAATCTGTATCTTCTGTTGCAACTTCTGGAGTTGCTGTAGTACTTGAACCAGTTGAAGAACCGGCTAACGCAACGCCATCTGTATCTTCTGCTTCTTCTTTTTCGAGATTTTCTGCTTCTTCTTTAACCAAAGTAGCATCGTAAGCTCGGCAGAATGGTAGGTAAATCAATGTATCTAGAACTAATAATAATACCATCAATACTAATGAAATTGGTTGGAAGTTCGTATCAAAGAATGCACCAATTGGACCAGGTATGGCCCAGGATAGAATGTACATAAACCCACGCATACCTAGAACATCGATAAAGAACTTACCAATAACGACGTTTACAACTGGAGCCAAAACGAATGGTATGAAGAAATATGGATTCAAGATAATTGGAGCACCAAACAATAGTGGTTCGTTAACGGCGAACATTACAGGAATAAACGACGCTTTACCGATAGCCTTCAATTGCTTAGATTTCATTAAGAACATAAAGATAAATGGAACAACGAAAGTAGCACCAGTACCACCAAGTTCACCAACGAAGTTACCGAAGTTTTCTGTTAGTGAATGGAATGGGAAATTACCAGCTTTGAACAAGTCCAAGTTAGCAGTAGTGTTACCGTAAAGTGCTGCTGTAATAGCAGGTTTTACGATTGAAGGTCCATGGATACCCATAAACCAGAACAAAGGAATCAAGAACCAGATGAATGCCATACCAACGTAACTTTCAGCACCCTTGAATATTGGAGCAATCAATGTAGCAATCATTTCTGAGAACGGAACATTTAACCAAGCACGTACACCTACATCTAATAATCCCATGATAATAATTGAAAATGAGAATGGGAAGACGTCACGGAAGACTTGTGAAATTGTACCAGGAACTTCCTTAGGCATTTTAATAGTAATATCTTTTTCAACACAGAACTTATAAACAAGTACTGTGATAAAAGCTGAAACAAAGGCTGAAAGAATACCCTTTGTACCAAAGTAATCACCAACAAAGGCACCAGATTTTGTTTGGCTGATAGCCAACATCATAAATCCTGCCATTGAGGCCATTTGTGTAGAAGTAGCGTTAATAAATCTACTTCCTTTGATACGCTGGTTCATTGAACCAGTCAAGGCTCTAGCCGTAGTACCTGCAACATAGAATCCAACGAATCCCATGGTGTAGTTATAGATCTTATTGAACCAATCATTCAAGCCAACCGGTAGATTGACATGGAACAATGGTGGAATATTCGTCAACATAATGAAGACTGACGAGAACAAGATAATTGGCATTGCTGCTAAAAATCCGTCTTTGATAGCCATCAAATAAATATTTTTTGAAATTTTATCAAAAAACTTTTGATGCTTTTCCAACTTATCAATGATAAATTGCATAATATACACCCCTCTTGTATTTTTAACGCAGATAATTAGAATAATAATTTCGTAAAAATAGGTCCTCAATGGAACGACTAATTACCGCGCCTAGTGATTACATCAGAAGTTCTGGTGCAATCACTAGGATCGGTAAACTACCAATCCCATAAAAAAATGACCGCAACACTAGATACAGTAGGATTATTGTCCTACTGATATCCAATGCCGCGGTCATGCCTAATTTGATAGTAACAATCCACGTCTATTAAATTTATTTCATCGTATCTGCAAGTGCCTTGTACCACAAAGCACTCTTCTTGATATAACGTTTTTGTGTAGCAAAATCGATAAAGAACAAACCATAACGCTTATTGTATCCATTGGCCCATGAGAATTGATCTTGTAAGGACCAGATGAAGTAACCATTAACATTGACTCCCTCGTCTCTTGCACGAAGAATTGCTTCCATGTGTTGATCAACAAAGTCGATACGTTTGTCATCCTCAATAATAGTGTCGTCTTTAACATCCTCAGGTAATTCTTCCTTCAATCCCAAACCATTCTCTGTGATGAAGATTTCTTTACTCTCTGGATAATCTGTACTTACACGTTTCAAGATATCGTACAAACCTTCTGGATAAATGTTCCAATCCCAGTCGGTTGTAGGGATATTAGGATTCTTAACTGCTTGGCCAACACCCTTGAACTTGAATGATGAAGTACCTTTTTCACCTGTACCATTGAAGTGATTAGTGCTATCACCAGCATATGCGGCAACAAATGATGGTTGATAATAGTTCAAACCAAAGTAATCATTTTGTGTTGAAGCTTTCTTCAAGATATCCATATCTCCATCTTGAATATCCAACTTGGCATCATT
This region includes:
- a CDS encoding PTS lactose transporter subunit IIBC, encoding MQFIIDKLEKHQKFFDKISKNIYLMAIKDGFLAAMPIILFSSVFIMLTNIPPLFHVNLPVGLNDWFNKIYNYTMGFVGFYVAGTTARALTGSMNQRIKGSRFINATSTQMASMAGFMMLAISQTKSGAFVGDYFGTKGILSAFVSAFITVLVYKFCVEKDITIKMPKEVPGTISQVFRDVFPFSFSIIIMGLLDVGVRAWLNVPFSEMIATLIAPIFKGAESYVGMAFIWFLIPLFWFMGIHGPSIVKPAITAALYGNTTANLDLFKAGNFPFHSLTENFGNFVGELGGTGATFVVPFIFMFLMKSKQLKAIGKASFIPVMFAVNEPLLFGAPIILNPYFFIPFVLAPVVNVVIGKFFIDVLGMRGFMYILSWAIPGPIGAFFDTNFQPISLVLMVLLLVLDTLIYLPFCRAYDATLVKEEAENLEKEEAEDTDGVALAGSSTGSSTTATPEVATEDTDSNDKVSDPSDITKLDHQIRVLVLCAGGGTSEQLANALTDGAKKYNVPIIASAGAYGSHRDILPNFDLVVLAPQVRIYYDDLKADTDRLGIQLVATKGQQYIALTRDSKKALDFVMENLKKNNEETTSDPATSND